A part of Alphaproteobacteria bacterium genomic DNA contains:
- a CDS encoding CsbD family protein — MNHNQFEGKWDQMIGSIKEAWGNLTDQDLEKVKGKKDQLVGLIEEKYGETKEEIETKINKLLDKLSS, encoded by the coding sequence ATGAATCACAATCAATTTGAAGGAAAATGGGATCAAATGATCGGTTCTATTAAAGAAGCTTGGGGCAATCTTACAGACCAAGATCTGGAAAAGGTTAAAGGTAAGAAAGATCAGCTTGTGGGTCTTATTGAAGAAAAATATGGGGAAACGAAAGAAGAAATTGAAACCAAAATTAATAAGCTTCTTGATAAATTATCTAGCTAG
- the mutM gene encoding bifunctional DNA-formamidopyrimidine glycosylase/DNA-(apurinic or apyrimidinic site) lyase → MPELPEVETVCRALRPVLESQTFIKIQYNRPDLRYPLPGDMENKLKQHRMTQVRRRAKYILIDFDHGLTLLWHLGMSGRVLIEKSQITQLQAERHDHVIFTTSHNYKITFRDPRRFGFLLLKSTQNFENEAPFDSMGFEPLGDPSLILSKFHASLKNRAIPLKSALLNQNIIAGIGNIYASEALWQAKISPFRLSNTVTLEETRILLQEIQDVLTRAIAAGGSTLRDHIQPDGNRGYFQHSFRVYDRANQPCDHCRVTPLLKVIQNGRATYYCSQCQR, encoded by the coding sequence ATGCCGGAATTGCCTGAAGTCGAAACGGTCTGTCGTGCTTTGCGACCTGTTCTTGAAAGCCAAACCTTTATAAAGATTCAGTATAATCGTCCTGATTTGCGCTATCCTTTGCCTGGTGATATGGAAAATAAGCTGAAACAGCATCGCATGACACAGGTGAGACGCCGCGCTAAGTATATTTTAATTGATTTTGATCATGGTTTAACTTTGCTTTGGCATTTAGGGATGTCCGGTCGTGTCCTTATTGAGAAATCGCAGATAACGCAGTTACAAGCAGAGCGTCACGATCATGTGATTTTTACAACTTCCCATAATTATAAAATCACCTTTAGGGATCCGCGTCGCTTTGGTTTTTTATTACTGAAATCCACCCAGAATTTCGAGAATGAAGCCCCTTTTGATTCGATGGGATTTGAACCTTTAGGCGATCCATCTCTTATTCTTTCAAAATTTCACGCGTCTCTTAAAAATCGGGCTATTCCCCTTAAAAGTGCTCTTCTAAATCAAAATATTATTGCAGGAATCGGTAATATTTATGCCTCAGAAGCTTTATGGCAGGCAAAAATTTCTCCTTTCCGCCTTTCGAATACTGTGACTCTTGAAGAAACCAGGATTTTATTACAAGAAATTCAAGATGTATTGACAAGAGCCATTGCCGCGGGCGGGTCAACGTTACGTGATCATATTCAGCCAGATGGGAATAGAGGATATTTCCAACACTCTTTTCGCGTTTATGATCGGGCCAATCAGCCTTGTGATCATTGTCGGGTTACGCCACTTTTAAAAGTTATTCAAAATGGTCGTGCGACTTACTATTGTAGTCAGTGCCAACGTTAA
- a CDS encoding M48 family metallopeptidase translates to MNKTAKFYDGKSSISFSVQINPDIHGIFVKGLGSKTSEYYQYSDLKIIELPVNSLPGVIASIANSDVRLLIEDPSLFSMIQSKIKMKSSKFSSLWISGMLLAMTTFICLILLYKLPYNYSHLIAEAIPQSWEDKFGEYGAKVLTTDYVTCTNDLGQKALEKLVRDLVNAGEVPVPVTIKVFDDDSTNNAFAMSGNQIFVFSGLIKNSDDYDELAGVLAHEIGHVLKRHPTERMIHGLGLSFLIKMISGGIGQLDSLLTTSSLFLTLHYSRAHETEADDVAIQILTKTGIGTKGFLTFFDKLEAEQTEKLKKFHKASKKLEGFLSTHPLTEDRINHIKNQSVKPNVPRKRILTKVEWAQIKAMCQTKISS, encoded by the coding sequence ATGAATAAGACGGCAAAATTTTATGATGGAAAATCATCCATTTCTTTTTCCGTGCAAATTAACCCGGATATACACGGTATATTTGTTAAAGGTCTTGGTTCAAAGACATCAGAGTATTACCAATATTCTGATCTTAAGATTATTGAATTACCCGTAAATTCATTGCCCGGCGTTATCGCATCTATAGCAAATTCTGATGTCCGGTTGCTTATTGAAGACCCCAGTCTATTTTCGATGATCCAGTCCAAAATAAAAATGAAGTCATCCAAATTCTCATCTTTATGGATATCGGGCATGCTGTTAGCGATGACGACTTTTATTTGTTTAATTCTTCTTTATAAACTGCCATATAATTACTCCCACCTTATTGCTGAAGCCATTCCCCAATCCTGGGAGGATAAGTTTGGTGAATATGGAGCAAAGGTACTTACAACAGATTATGTGACTTGTACCAATGATTTGGGACAAAAGGCTTTAGAAAAATTGGTTCGCGATTTGGTTAACGCAGGTGAGGTACCAGTTCCCGTGACCATCAAGGTTTTTGATGATGATTCAACAAACAATGCATTTGCGATGTCAGGAAATCAAATCTTTGTTTTTAGTGGTCTTATCAAGAATTCTGATGATTATGATGAATTAGCAGGTGTTTTGGCTCATGAGATAGGGCATGTTTTAAAGCGACATCCAACGGAAAGGATGATTCATGGTCTCGGATTATCTTTCCTCATCAAAATGATTAGTGGCGGAATTGGGCAGCTTGATTCTTTATTAACCACGTCGAGTTTGTTTCTAACGTTGCATTATAGTCGTGCCCACGAAACCGAGGCAGATGATGTTGCCATTCAAATCCTGACGAAAACAGGTATAGGAACAAAAGGATTTTTGACCTTTTTTGACAAACTAGAAGCCGAACAAACAGAAAAGTTAAAGAAATTTCATAAGGCTTCCAAAAAATTAGAGGGTTTTTTGTCAACTCACCCCTTGACAGAGGACCGAATTAACCACATCAAGAATCAATCCGTTAAACCAAATGTCCCGCGCAAGAGAATCCTTACAAAGGTAGAATGGGCACAAATTAAAGCCATGTGTCAGACAAAAATTTCAAGCTAG